A portion of the Colias croceus chromosome 25, ilColCroc2.1 genome contains these proteins:
- the LOC123703261 gene encoding ATP synthase subunit gamma, mitochondrial, protein MLGRLAPGVCTQVTMVVNHQQNRNMATLKAISIRLKSVKNIQKITQSMKMVSAAKYTRAERELKAARPYGEGAVMFYERAEVAPPEDEPKQLYIAMTSDRGLCGAVHTGVSKMIRSKLNEPGAENIKVICVGDKSRSILQRLYGKHIISVANEIGRLPPTFNDAATIANAILTSGYDFGSGKIIYNKFKSVVSYAQSDLPLFSQKAVETAPKLATYDSLDSDVMQSYMEFSLASMLFYALKEGACSEQSSRMTAMDNASKNAGEMIEKLTLTFNRTRQAVITRELIEIISGAAALD, encoded by the exons ATGTTGGGCCGCTTAGCTCCGGGTGTCTGCACCCAGGTGACCATGGTGGTCAACCATCAGCAGAACCGTAATATGGCCACTTTGAAGGCGATTTCTATTCGTCTCAAGTCGGTAAAGAATATCCAAAAAATTACCCAGTCCATGAAGATGGTGTCGGCTGCCAA GTACACCCGTGCTGAGCGTGAGCTGAAAGCCGCCCGCCCTTACGGCGAGGGCGCTGTTATGTTCTACGAGCGTGCTGAG gtTGCCCCACCTGAAGACGAGCCCAAGCAATTGTACATTGCTATGACTTCTGACAGAG GTCTCTGCGGCGCAGTACACACAGGTGTGTCCAAGATGATCCGCAGCAAGCTGAACGAGCCTGGTGCTGAGAATATCAAAGTGATCTGTGTAGGGGATAAGTCGCGCAGCATCCTGCAGAGACTGTATGGGAAGCACATCATTAGTGTGGCTAATGAG ATTGGTCGCTTGCCCCCAACATTCAATGATGCAGCGACCATCGCTAACGCTATCCTGACCTCGGGCTATGACTTTGGCTCCGGCAAGATTATCTACAACAAGTTCAAGTCTGTGGTGTCCTACGCACAGTCAGACTTGCCACTGTTCAGCCAGAAGGCTGTCGAG ACGGCTCCCAAACTCGCCACCTACGATTCGCTCGACTCTGACGTGATGCAATCCTACATGGAGTTCTCCCTCGCGTCCATGTTGTTCTACGCGCTGAAGGAAGGCGCTTGTTCCGAACAATCCTCGCGTATGACGGCCATGGACAACGCTTCCAAGAACGCGGGAGAAATGATCGAAAAACTCACCCTGACCTTCAACAGAACCCGCCAAGCTGTCATCACCAGAGAGCTCATCGAAATTATCTCTGGTGCCGCTGCCTTGGACTAA